One genomic window of Bacillus mycoides includes the following:
- a CDS encoding biotin transporter BioY has product MKKLHVLDLALAAMFVALMAIGANIVSWAPFLQVAGVPLSMQPFFAILAGLLLGSRLGALSMTVYMLVGVAGAPIFANFKAGFGALLDPTGGFIIAFIIVAYVSGKLVEQKERPTFSTFAIASFAGIILTYIIGTTYMYGAVNIFMGGNMSYKAAWMIMMWFAVKDIAFTIIGAIIAPRIYYAVRRSAYQHSHSTIS; this is encoded by the coding sequence ATGAAGAAGCTTCATGTTTTAGATTTAGCATTAGCTGCCATGTTCGTCGCTCTTATGGCTATTGGTGCAAATATTGTATCGTGGGCACCATTCTTACAGGTAGCGGGCGTTCCATTATCTATGCAACCATTTTTCGCAATTTTAGCAGGTCTTCTTCTTGGAAGTAGACTTGGGGCATTATCAATGACTGTTTACATGCTTGTGGGAGTAGCGGGTGCGCCAATCTTCGCTAACTTCAAAGCTGGATTTGGAGCACTTTTAGATCCTACTGGTGGTTTTATTATCGCATTTATTATCGTTGCTTACGTATCAGGAAAACTAGTAGAACAAAAAGAACGACCAACATTCAGCACCTTTGCAATCGCTTCTTTCGCAGGAATCATTTTAACTTATATTATCGGTACTACTTACATGTACGGGGCAGTCAATATTTTCATGGGTGGTAATATGAGTTATAAAGCTGCTTGGATGATTATGATGTGGTTCGCAGTAAAAGATATTGCGTTTACAATTATCGGCGCTATTATCGCACCTCGCATATACTATGCTGTACGTCGTTCGGCTTATCAGCATTCTCATTCGACGATTTCATAA
- a CDS encoding DNA alkylation repair protein, with the protein MHPFVKALQEHFIAHQNPEKAEPMARYMKNHFPFLGIQTPERRQLLKDVIQIHTLPDKKDFQIIVRELWDLPEREFQAAALDIMQKYKKHINETHIPFLEELIVTKSWWDSVDSIVPTFLGAIFLKHPELISAYIPKWIASENIWLQRAAILFQLKYKQKMDEELLFWIIGQLHSSKEFFIQKAIGWVLREYAKTKPDVVWEYVQNNELAPLSKREAIKHIKQNYGINNEKIGETLS; encoded by the coding sequence ATGCATCCATTTGTAAAAGCATTACAAGAGCATTTCATAGCTCATCAAAATCCCGAAAAAGCAGAACCGATGGCACGTTATATGAAAAATCACTTCCCGTTTCTCGGTATTCAAACTCCTGAGAGAAGACAGTTATTGAAAGACGTAATTCAAATACATACTCTCCCAGATAAAAAGGACTTCCAAATTATCGTGCGTGAACTTTGGGACCTACCAGAACGTGAATTTCAAGCTGCCGCACTCGATATCATGCAAAAATATAAAAAACATATAAACGAAACTCATATCCCATTTCTAGAAGAACTTATTGTCACAAAATCTTGGTGGGACTCTGTTGATAGCATCGTCCCTACATTTTTAGGTGCTATCTTTTTAAAACATCCAGAATTAATTTCTGCCTATATTCCAAAATGGATTGCATCAGAAAACATATGGTTACAACGCGCCGCTATTTTATTCCAGCTAAAATATAAACAAAAGATGGATGAAGAACTTCTTTTCTGGATTATTGGACAACTACATTCTTCAAAAGAATTTTTCATTCAAAAAGCGATTGGCTGGGTCCTTCGCGAATATGCAAAAACAAAGCCCGATGTCGTTTGGGAATACGTGCAAAATAACGAGCTTGCTCCCCTTAGTAAACGTGAAGCAATTAAGCATATTAAGCAAAATTACGGAATAAATAACGAAAAAATAGGCGAGACTCTATCCTAG
- a CDS encoding glycine--tRNA ligase, which yields MYSMEQVVNLAKHRGFVFPGSEIYGGLANTWDYGPLGIELKNNVKKAWWKKFIQESPHNVGLDAAILMNPKTWIASGHVGNFNDPMIDCKKCKARHRADKLIEDALDAKGIEMVVDGLTFDQMADLMKEHEVKCPDCSSEEFTEIRQFNLMFKTFQGVTESSTNEIFLRPETAQGIFVNFKNVQRSMRKKLPFGIGQIGKSFRNEITPGNFTFRTREFEQMELEFFCKPGEDLEWFAFWRETCKNWLLSLGMTEESMRLRDHGEDELSHYSNATTDIEFRFPFGWGELWGVASRTDFDLKRHMEHSNEDFNYIDPQTNERYVPYCIEPSLGADRVTLAFLCDAYEEEQLENDSRTVLRFHPALAPYKAAILPLSKKLSEGATEVFAELAKDFMVDFDETGSIGKRYRRQDEIGTPFCITYDFDSVEDKAVTVRDRDTMEQVRMPISELKGFLEKKIQF from the coding sequence ATGTATTCAATGGAACAAGTTGTAAACTTAGCAAAACATCGCGGTTTCGTTTTCCCTGGTTCTGAAATTTACGGTGGTCTTGCAAACACTTGGGATTACGGTCCACTTGGAATCGAATTAAAAAATAACGTTAAAAAAGCTTGGTGGAAAAAGTTCATTCAAGAATCTCCACACAACGTTGGTTTAGATGCTGCTATTTTAATGAACCCAAAAACTTGGATCGCTTCTGGTCACGTTGGTAACTTTAATGATCCAATGATCGACTGTAAAAAATGTAAAGCTCGTCACCGTGCTGACAAATTAATTGAAGATGCATTAGACGCAAAAGGCATCGAAATGGTCGTTGACGGTCTTACTTTCGACCAAATGGCTGACTTAATGAAAGAACATGAAGTAAAATGTCCTGATTGCAGTAGTGAAGAGTTCACTGAAATCCGTCAGTTCAACTTAATGTTCAAAACATTCCAAGGTGTTACAGAGTCTAGCACAAACGAAATCTTCCTTCGTCCTGAAACAGCACAAGGTATTTTCGTAAACTTTAAAAACGTACAACGCTCTATGCGTAAGAAACTTCCATTTGGTATCGGCCAAATCGGTAAAAGTTTCCGTAACGAAATCACACCTGGTAACTTCACATTCCGTACACGTGAATTCGAACAAATGGAACTTGAATTCTTCTGTAAGCCTGGTGAAGATTTAGAGTGGTTCGCATTCTGGCGTGAAACTTGTAAAAACTGGTTACTTTCACTTGGTATGACTGAAGAAAGCATGCGTCTTCGTGACCACGGTGAAGACGAATTATCTCACTACAGTAACGCAACAACTGATATTGAATTCCGATTCCCATTCGGTTGGGGCGAACTATGGGGCGTTGCATCTCGTACAGACTTCGATTTAAAACGTCACATGGAACACTCTAACGAAGACTTTAACTATATCGATCCACAAACGAATGAGCGTTACGTGCCATACTGCATCGAGCCATCTCTAGGTGCAGACCGTGTAACATTAGCATTCTTATGTGATGCATATGAAGAAGAGCAATTAGAAAACGATTCTCGTACAGTTCTTCGTTTCCACCCTGCTTTAGCACCATATAAAGCAGCTATCTTACCATTATCTAAAAAGCTATCTGAAGGTGCTACTGAAGTATTCGCAGAACTAGCTAAAGACTTCATGGTAGACTTTGATGAAACTGGTTCTATCGGTAAACGTTACCGTCGTCAAGACGAAATCGGCACACCATTCTGTATCACATACGACTTCGACTCTGTTGAAGACAAAGCTGTTACAGTACGTGACCGTGACACTATGGAACAAGTTCGTATGCCAATTAGCGAACTAAAAGGTTTCTTAGAGAAAAAAATCCAGTTCTAA
- the galU gene encoding UTP--glucose-1-phosphate uridylyltransferase GalU, with product MKKVRKAIIPAAGLGTRFLPATKAMPKEMLPIVDKPTIQYIVEEAVKSGIEDIIIVTGKGKRSIEDHFDNAFELEQNLLEKKKYELLEKVQASSKMVDIHYIRQKEPKGLGHAVWCARKFIGDEPFAVLLGDDIVQAEKPCLRQLMDEYDKTLSSVIGVQTVPEAETHRYGIIDPLEQEGRRYQVRNFVEKPTQGTAPSNLAIMGRYILTPEIFMFLEQQQVGAGGEIQLTDAIQSLNEIQRVFAYDFEGKRYDVGEKLGFVQTTIEMALQHPELRDDMLVMMKKILEEQMKQES from the coding sequence ATGAAAAAAGTGAGAAAAGCAATTATTCCGGCAGCGGGATTAGGAACACGCTTTTTACCAGCAACGAAAGCAATGCCAAAAGAAATGCTTCCAATTGTAGATAAACCAACAATTCAATACATCGTAGAAGAAGCAGTAAAATCAGGCATCGAAGATATTATTATCGTTACTGGTAAAGGAAAGCGCTCTATCGAAGATCATTTTGATAACGCATTTGAATTAGAGCAAAACTTATTAGAGAAGAAAAAGTATGAGTTACTTGAAAAAGTACAAGCTTCTTCTAAAATGGTAGATATCCATTACATTCGTCAAAAAGAACCAAAAGGATTAGGACATGCTGTTTGGTGTGCGCGTAAATTCATTGGTGATGAGCCGTTTGCAGTATTATTAGGCGATGATATCGTTCAAGCTGAAAAACCATGTTTACGTCAATTAATGGACGAGTATGACAAAACACTTTCTTCTGTTATTGGTGTACAAACTGTTCCTGAAGCAGAAACACATCGCTATGGAATTATTGATCCGTTAGAGCAAGAGGGACGTCGTTATCAAGTTCGTAATTTCGTTGAAAAACCAACGCAAGGTACTGCGCCTTCAAACTTAGCGATTATGGGACGTTACATTTTAACTCCTGAAATCTTTATGTTCTTGGAACAGCAACAAGTTGGAGCGGGTGGCGAAATTCAGTTAACGGATGCAATTCAAAGCTTAAATGAAATTCAACGTGTATTTGCTTACGACTTCGAAGGAAAACGCTACGACGTAGGTGAAAAGTTAGGATTCGTTCAAACGACAATCGAAATGGCATTGCAACACCCAGAATTACGTGATGATATGCTAGTAATGATGAAGAAAATTTTAGAAGAGCAAATGAAGCAAGAGTCTTAA
- the kapD gene encoding 3'-5' exonuclease KapD, whose amino-acid sequence MDEQRFLFLDFEFTMPQHRKKPKGFFPEIIEVGLVSVVGCKVEDTYSSHIRPKTFPSLTDRCKKFLGIKQEVVDKGISFHELVEKLAEYEKSCKPTIVTWGNMDMKVLKHNCEMAGVEFPFFGQCRDLSLEYKKFFGERNQTGLWKAIEAYGKAGTGKHHCALDDAMTTYNIFKLVEKDKEYLVKPAPPTLGELVDFSKVLKKVSTQ is encoded by the coding sequence ATGGATGAACAACGATTTTTGTTTTTAGACTTTGAGTTTACGATGCCCCAGCATAGAAAAAAGCCAAAAGGTTTTTTCCCAGAAATTATTGAGGTCGGACTCGTTTCAGTTGTTGGTTGTAAGGTGGAAGATACGTATTCATCGCATATTAGACCGAAAACATTTCCGTCTTTAACGGATCGATGTAAAAAATTTTTAGGAATTAAACAGGAAGTAGTGGACAAAGGAATTTCTTTTCATGAACTTGTTGAGAAACTTGCAGAATATGAAAAGAGTTGTAAACCGACAATTGTAACGTGGGGAAATATGGATATGAAAGTCTTAAAGCATAATTGCGAAATGGCGGGAGTAGAATTTCCATTCTTTGGACAGTGTCGTGATTTATCGCTTGAGTATAAGAAGTTTTTTGGAGAGAGAAATCAAACAGGGCTGTGGAAAGCAATTGAGGCGTATGGAAAAGCAGGAACAGGAAAGCATCATTGTGCGCTTGATGATGCGATGACGACATATAATATTTTTAAGTTAGTAGAAAAAGATAAAGAGTATTTAGTCAAACCAGCACCTCCAACATTAGGGGAACTTGTTGATTTTTCGAAAGTGTTAAAGAAAGTAAGTACACAGTAA
- a CDS encoding DUF3298 and DUF4163 domain-containing protein: MKQKFCILLLMFSFLTIVPNCAIAAKASNLTINVKTVTQKGKKPYIEYQINRPSFHNFSDSKFQNKLNSYYKNSTATFKSKLEKEAKKYYKETEGSSTPFHPYVANVDYKVALNKPPFLSLYVNYYQYTGGAHGLYTWKANTFDLNEKKLLHLDDLFQQEDKYKEIIRTEIIRQIKHNESIYFPDAAEKVTSTKKFHYFLEPDNLVIYFPLYEIAPYSSGIPQFRIPYTLLRDYLKPSYQNILIDNK; encoded by the coding sequence ATGAAACAGAAATTTTGTATACTATTGCTTATGTTCTCCTTCCTGACTATTGTACCAAATTGTGCAATAGCAGCCAAAGCATCCAACCTGACAATCAATGTTAAGACTGTAACGCAAAAAGGTAAGAAACCTTATATAGAATATCAAATTAATAGGCCTTCCTTTCACAACTTTTCTGATTCAAAATTTCAAAATAAGCTAAATTCCTATTACAAAAACTCTACTGCTACATTTAAAAGTAAATTAGAAAAAGAAGCGAAGAAATATTATAAAGAAACAGAAGGATCTAGCACACCTTTTCATCCATACGTTGCAAATGTTGACTATAAAGTAGCTTTAAACAAACCACCTTTCCTAAGTCTATATGTGAATTACTATCAATATACAGGCGGAGCGCACGGACTTTATACGTGGAAGGCAAATACATTTGATTTAAACGAAAAAAAATTATTACACTTAGACGATTTATTTCAGCAAGAGGATAAATATAAAGAAATAATTCGCACAGAGATTATAAGACAAATTAAACACAATGAAAGCATTTATTTTCCTGATGCAGCCGAAAAGGTAACGAGCACTAAAAAGTTTCACTACTTTTTAGAACCGGATAATCTTGTAATTTATTTCCCTTTATATGAAATTGCTCCTTATTCAAGCGGAATTCCGCAATTTCGTATTCCATACACATTGCTTAGAGACTATTTAAAGCCTTCTTATCAAAATATTTTGATTGACAACAAGTAA
- a CDS encoding hotdog fold thioesterase: MAKTLMDSLGIELLEMTEDKVVATMPVDERTHQPFGFLHGGASVALAETVASVGSYNLIDQEKCICFGLEINANHIRSKQDGIVTAIGTPIHRGQSTMVWDIRIIDENDDLLCVSRCTVAIKEKREK; this comes from the coding sequence ATGGCAAAAACTTTAATGGATTCGCTTGGAATTGAACTATTAGAAATGACAGAGGATAAAGTAGTTGCTACAATGCCTGTTGATGAACGTACGCATCAGCCGTTTGGATTTTTACATGGCGGTGCATCTGTTGCATTAGCAGAAACTGTGGCAAGTGTTGGTTCATACAATTTAATTGATCAAGAGAAATGTATTTGTTTCGGATTAGAAATTAATGCAAATCATATTCGCTCAAAGCAAGATGGAATTGTAACAGCAATTGGAACACCGATACATAGAGGACAATCGACAATGGTTTGGGATATTCGCATCATTGATGAAAATGATGATTTACTATGCGTATCAAGATGTACAGTAGCAATTAAAGAAAAACGTGAAAAATAG
- a CDS encoding phospho-sugar mutase, with translation MNWKQEFSRWLSYAELDVELKEQLENMKQDEKKIEDSFYKNLEFGTGGMRGELGAGTNRLNVYTVRKATKGLARFIEKLGEDAKKRGVVVAYDSRHKSPEFAMEVAATLGAQGITTYVFESLRPTPVLSFAVRHLHTVSGIVLTASHNPPEYNGYKVYGEDGGQLPPKEADELISYVNAVENELTVEVADVEQLKADGLLHIIGQEVDDAYAAELNNVIINKEMVKEVGKDLKIVFTPLHGTSNISVRRGLEEVGFTDVTVVKEQELPDPNFSTVKSPNPEEHAAFEYAIRDGEKVGADVLIATDPDADRLGVAVRNHDGEFQVLTGNQTGALMLDYLLSQKKENGTLPENGVVLKTIVTSEIGRTIAKAYGLDTVDTLTGFKFIGEKIRQYEESGQYEFQFGYEESYGYLIRPFCRDKDAVQSVLFACEVAAYYKSQGKTLYDGLLEVFKKYGFFREDLVSLTLKGKDGAEQIQKMMATFRGNPPKEVAGLTVVAVEDYKESIITTLQDGNKEEIHLPKSNVLKYQLEDGSWFCLRPSGTEPKIKFYFGVQDDSLQNSEQKLLTIKEDIMNRL, from the coding sequence ATGAATTGGAAACAAGAATTTAGTCGCTGGCTTTCATATGCAGAATTAGATGTAGAATTAAAAGAACAGCTAGAAAACATGAAGCAAGATGAGAAGAAAATCGAGGATAGCTTTTATAAAAATCTAGAGTTCGGCACAGGTGGTATGCGTGGTGAACTTGGTGCTGGTACGAACCGTTTAAATGTATATACAGTTCGTAAAGCAACAAAAGGATTAGCTAGGTTTATTGAAAAATTAGGTGAAGACGCGAAAAAACGTGGTGTTGTTGTCGCGTATGATTCTCGTCATAAATCACCTGAATTTGCAATGGAAGTAGCTGCTACTCTTGGTGCACAAGGTATTACAACATATGTATTTGAAAGCTTACGTCCAACGCCAGTGCTTTCTTTCGCAGTTCGTCATTTACATACAGTAAGTGGAATCGTTCTTACGGCAAGCCATAATCCGCCCGAATATAACGGTTATAAAGTATATGGTGAGGATGGTGGGCAGTTGCCTCCAAAAGAAGCTGATGAGTTAATTAGCTACGTAAATGCAGTAGAAAATGAATTAACAGTTGAAGTTGCTGATGTTGAGCAATTAAAAGCTGACGGGTTATTACATATAATTGGACAAGAAGTAGATGATGCATATGCGGCAGAATTGAACAATGTCATTATTAATAAAGAGATGGTGAAAGAAGTAGGAAAAGATTTAAAAATCGTCTTTACACCATTACATGGAACATCAAATATTTCGGTACGTCGTGGTTTAGAAGAAGTTGGATTTACAGATGTAACAGTTGTAAAAGAGCAAGAGTTACCAGATCCAAACTTCTCTACAGTAAAATCACCAAACCCAGAAGAGCATGCAGCGTTTGAGTATGCAATTCGCGACGGTGAAAAAGTAGGCGCTGATGTGTTAATCGCAACAGATCCTGATGCAGATCGTCTAGGTGTAGCAGTTCGCAATCATGATGGTGAGTTCCAAGTATTAACTGGTAACCAAACAGGTGCGTTGATGCTTGATTACTTATTATCACAAAAGAAGGAAAACGGAACGCTTCCAGAAAACGGTGTTGTTTTAAAAACAATCGTAACGTCTGAAATTGGCCGTACAATCGCAAAAGCATACGGTTTAGATACAGTTGATACGTTAACTGGATTTAAATTTATCGGTGAAAAAATTAGACAGTATGAAGAAAGCGGACAATATGAATTCCAATTCGGTTATGAGGAAAGCTATGGGTATTTAATCCGTCCATTCTGCCGTGATAAAGATGCGGTTCAATCTGTCCTATTTGCATGTGAAGTAGCTGCGTACTACAAATCACAAGGTAAAACGTTATATGATGGTCTGTTAGAAGTATTTAAGAAGTATGGGTTCTTCCGTGAGGACCTTGTATCGTTAACGTTAAAAGGAAAAGATGGTGCCGAACAGATTCAAAAGATGATGGCAACATTCCGCGGGAATCCTCCGAAAGAAGTAGCTGGTTTAACAGTCGTTGCAGTTGAGGATTATAAGGAAAGCATCATTACAACGTTACAAGATGGAAATAAGGAAGAGATTCACTTGCCGAAATCAAATGTGTTAAAATATCAATTAGAAGATGGTTCTTGGTTCTGCTTACGTCCATCTGGAACAGAGCCGAAAATTAAATTCTACTTTGGTGTACAAGATGATTCCTTACAAAATAGTGAACAAAAGTTACTTACTATTAAAGAAGATATTATGAATCGTTTATAA
- a CDS encoding ArsB/NhaD family transporter translates to MHETTQELANWQYYFAIAVFLITYAIIISEKINRAVIALLGAAFMVIAGVVDLHNAFTKHIEWGTITLLIGMMILVNITSKSGVFQYVAIKAAKGAQGNPIKILISLSLLTALGSAFLDNVTTVLLVVPVTLSITRILQVNPVPYLLSEIIFSNIGGTATLIGDPPNIMIGSANKHLDFNAFLFNLAPIVIIIIAVTATMLYFMYRKQLIADPVQIKKLMSLDEKQYIKDPVLMKKSLTVLGLTILGFMTHSIFHIDAAIIALTGATVLMLIGVKEHEIEEVFASVEWVTIFFFAGLFVLVGGLIDIGLIKTLAQKVIGITGGDISQASILILWVSGIASATIDNIPFVATMIPLINDMAVGLGLSPSDAQVDVLWWALALGACLGGNGTLIGASANVIVAGIASREGHKFSYMEFLKVGFPIMIVSLIISHIYIYLRYLM, encoded by the coding sequence TTGCACGAAACAACGCAAGAACTCGCAAACTGGCAGTATTATTTCGCTATCGCAGTCTTTTTAATTACATATGCCATTATTATTTCTGAAAAAATTAACCGCGCTGTCATCGCACTTCTTGGTGCAGCATTCATGGTAATTGCCGGGGTCGTTGACTTACACAATGCCTTTACGAAACATATTGAATGGGGAACAATTACATTACTCATCGGTATGATGATACTGGTAAACATTACAAGTAAGTCAGGTGTCTTCCAATACGTTGCCATTAAAGCCGCAAAAGGAGCACAAGGAAATCCAATTAAAATTTTAATTTCACTTTCCTTACTTACCGCGCTTGGCTCCGCATTTTTAGATAACGTTACAACCGTACTTCTTGTTGTTCCAGTTACTTTATCTATTACGCGCATCTTGCAAGTAAATCCTGTTCCATATTTACTTTCTGAAATTATTTTTTCAAACATCGGAGGAACAGCAACATTAATTGGTGATCCGCCAAATATTATGATTGGTTCTGCTAATAAACATTTAGACTTCAATGCTTTCTTATTCAACTTAGCACCTATCGTAATCATCATTATTGCTGTTACAGCAACAATGCTTTACTTCATGTACCGTAAGCAATTAATTGCTGATCCTGTACAAATTAAAAAGCTAATGAGCTTAGATGAAAAACAATACATTAAAGATCCAGTATTAATGAAAAAATCTTTAACAGTACTTGGACTTACTATTTTAGGTTTCATGACTCATTCCATCTTCCATATTGATGCAGCTATCATCGCCTTAACTGGTGCTACTGTCCTTATGTTAATCGGTGTGAAAGAACATGAAATTGAAGAGGTATTCGCAAGTGTAGAATGGGTAACAATCTTCTTCTTCGCGGGACTATTCGTACTCGTTGGAGGACTTATCGATATCGGTCTTATCAAAACGTTAGCTCAAAAAGTAATTGGAATAACAGGCGGAGATATTTCTCAAGCATCTATCCTTATTCTATGGGTATCTGGTATCGCCTCTGCAACAATCGATAACATTCCATTCGTTGCAACAATGATTCCGCTTATTAACGATATGGCAGTTGGGCTAGGTTTATCACCTTCTGACGCACAAGTCGATGTACTATGGTGGGCATTAGCATTAGGTGCTTGCCTAGGTGGAAACGGAACATTAATCGGGGCTTCTGCTAACGTAATCGTAGCCGGAATCGCAAGTCGTGAAGGACATAAATTCAGCTACATGGAATTCCTTAAAGTCGGCTTCCCAATTATGATCGTTTCATTAATCATTTCTCACATTTACATTTACTTACGTTACCTTATGTAA